A stretch of the Synechocystis sp. PCC 7338 genome encodes the following:
- a CDS encoding IS630 transposase-related protein, producing MAYDLNLRIKVIEFIESGGGITKTSKIFKVGRATIYRWLGREELAATKVENRQGKINIKELEEDVKNNPAYASKRKS from the coding sequence ATGGCTTACGATCTTAATTTACGCATTAAGGTCATAGAATTCATCGAGAGTGGCGGTGGAATCACAAAGACATCGAAAATATTTAAGGTGGGCAGAGCAACAATTTATCGCTGGTTGGGCAGAGAAGAGCTTGCGGCAACGAAAGTTGAGAACCGCCAAGGTAAGATAAACATAAAAGAATTGGAAGAGGATGTGAAAAACAATCCTGCATATGCTTCTAAAAGAAAGAGCTAA
- a CDS encoding putative toxin-antitoxin system toxin component, PIN family has protein sequence MSFLIGKTLQGLNQTIIDNRVAILFSEDLFAELMEVLHRPKFKKYFS, from the coding sequence ATTAGCTTTCTCATTGGAAAAACTCTTCAAGGTTTGAATCAAACTATTATTGATAACCGAGTGGCCATTTTATTCAGTGAAGATTTGTTTGCTGAACTGATGGAGGTATTACACCGTCCTAAGTTCAAGAAATATTTTTCCTAA
- the vap15 gene encoding type II toxin-antitoxin system VapB15 family antitoxin, translated as MKSLSLLDFLELKNIIAQCNLEEKLELLELLKKDTFATRFNKFLDSVKTDELTLEDITREVEAVRQANYHKR; from the coding sequence ATGAAATCATTATCATTACTAGACTTTCTTGAGCTGAAAAATATTATTGCCCAATGTAATCTTGAAGAAAAACTAGAATTACTAGAACTTTTAAAGAAGGATACTTTTGCCACCAGATTCAACAAATTTCTCGATTCCGTCAAAACCGATGAATTAACTCTAGAAGACATTACTCGAGAAGTTGAAGCAGTCCGGCAAGCTAATTACCATAAGCGATGA
- the ahcY gene encoding adenosylhomocysteinase: MVATPVKQKYDIKDISLAPQGRQRIEWAAREMPVLKQIRERFAQEKPFAGIRLVACCHVTTETANLAIALHAGGADSLLIASNPLSTQDDVAACLVADYGIPVYAIKGEDNETYHRHVQIALDHRPNIIIDDGSDVVATLIQERQHQMGDIIGTTEETTTGIVRLRAMFNDGVLTFPAMNVNDADTKHFYDNRYGTGQSTLDGIIRATNILLAGKTIVVAGYGWCGKGVAMRAKGMGADVIVTEISPVPAIEAAMDGFRVMPMAEAAQQGDIFITVTGNKHVIRPEHFAVMKDGAIVCNSGHFDIEIDLKSLKEQAKEVKEVRNFTEQYILPNGKSIIVIGEGRLVNLAAAEGHPSAVMDMSFANQALACEHLVKNQGQLEPGMHSIPVEVDQEIARLKLQAMGIAIDSLTPEQVEYINSWASGT, translated from the coding sequence ATGGTAGCAACGCCCGTTAAACAGAAATACGATATTAAAGATATTAGCCTCGCTCCCCAAGGTCGTCAGCGCATCGAATGGGCGGCCCGGGAAATGCCCGTTCTAAAGCAAATTCGGGAACGTTTTGCCCAGGAAAAACCCTTCGCTGGTATCCGTTTGGTGGCCTGCTGTCACGTTACCACCGAAACCGCTAACTTGGCGATCGCCCTCCATGCTGGGGGAGCCGATTCTTTATTGATTGCCAGTAATCCCCTCTCTACCCAAGATGACGTGGCTGCCTGTTTGGTCGCTGATTACGGTATTCCCGTTTACGCCATCAAAGGGGAAGACAACGAGACCTATCACCGCCATGTGCAAATTGCCCTGGATCACCGCCCCAACATCATCATTGACGACGGTAGCGACGTGGTAGCTACCCTAATTCAGGAACGGCAACACCAAATGGGTGACATCATTGGCACCACCGAAGAAACCACCACTGGTATTGTGCGTCTGCGAGCCATGTTCAACGATGGGGTACTCACCTTCCCCGCCATGAACGTTAACGATGCGGACACTAAGCATTTCTACGACAACCGTTATGGTACGGGGCAATCCACCCTGGACGGCATTATCCGCGCCACCAATATTCTCCTAGCCGGTAAAACCATTGTGGTAGCAGGCTATGGCTGGTGTGGTAAAGGGGTCGCCATGCGGGCCAAAGGTATGGGGGCTGACGTAATTGTCACCGAAATTAGTCCCGTACCGGCGATCGAAGCGGCCATGGATGGTTTCCGAGTCATGCCCATGGCCGAAGCCGCCCAACAGGGAGATATTTTCATCACCGTTACCGGCAACAAACACGTCATTCGTCCTGAGCATTTTGCTGTCATGAAAGATGGGGCGATCGTTTGTAACTCTGGCCACTTTGACATTGAAATTGACCTCAAATCCCTCAAGGAACAAGCCAAGGAAGTTAAAGAAGTTCGGAACTTCACGGAGCAATATATTCTCCCCAATGGCAAATCTATTATTGTGATTGGCGAAGGTCGTTTGGTTAACCTGGCCGCCGCTGAAGGTCACCCCAGTGCAGTGATGGACATGAGCTTTGCTAACCAGGCCCTGGCCTGTGAGCATTTGGTCAAAAACCAAGGTCAACTGGAGCCTGGCATGCACTCCATTCCCGTGGAAGTGGATCAAGAAATTGCCCGTTTGAAACTCCAAGCCATGGGCATTGCCATTGACAGCTTGACCCCCGAACAGGTGGAATACATCAATTCCTGGGCTTCCGGCACCTAG
- a CDS encoding bifunctional (p)ppGpp synthetase/guanosine-3',5'-bis(diphosphate) 3'-pyrophosphohydrolase, whose protein sequence is MNAVAALPTPTIQTTCPQDIHDIELPQWLEDCLQQWQREVEQGQDETTAPHCLICRAFCFAYDLHAQQRRKSGEPYIAHPVAVAGLLRDLGGDEAMIAAGFLHDVVEDTDINIEQIEALFGEETASLVEGVTKLSKFNFSSTTEHQAENFRRMFLAMAKDIRVIVVKLADRLHNMRTLDALNAEKQRRIARETKDIFAPLANRLGIWRFKWELEDLSFKYLEPDSYRKIQSLVVEKRGDRESRLETVKDMLRFRLRDEGIENFELQGRPKHLYGIYYKMTNQNKAFEEIYDIAALRIIVESKGECYRALSVVHDVFKPIPGRFKDYIGLPKPNRYQSLHTTVLGLTSRPLEIQIRTEEMHHVAEYGIAAHWKYKESGGSENATLSSTDEKFTWLRQLLDWQSDLKDAQEYVENLKQNLFDDDVYVFTPKGEVISLARGATPVDFAYRIHTEVGHHMKGARVNGQWLGVDTRLKNGDIVEIVTQKNSHPSLDWLNFVVTPSARHRIRQWFKRSRRDENILRGRELLEKELGKTGLEALLKSEPMQKTAERCNYQNVEDLLAGLGYGEITSNSVVNRLRENNVNNVKNNQSSQEVTLASSPQVHPTAPPATGKDNSPIAGIEGLLYHIAGCCHPLPGEPIMGVVTRGARGISIHRQGCHNLEQMDGDRLIPVRWNPNNNNHQTYPVDIVIEAIDRVGVLKDILSRLSDNHINVRNADVKTHLGRPAIISLKIDIKDYQQLLGIMAKIKNMSDVMDLRRLISG, encoded by the coding sequence ATGAATGCCGTCGCCGCACTGCCCACCCCCACCATCCAGACCACTTGCCCCCAAGATATCCACGATATCGAATTGCCCCAGTGGTTAGAGGATTGTTTACAGCAGTGGCAAAGGGAGGTGGAACAGGGCCAGGACGAAACAACAGCGCCCCATTGTTTAATCTGTCGAGCTTTCTGTTTTGCCTACGATCTCCATGCCCAACAGCGGCGTAAATCCGGGGAACCCTACATTGCCCATCCAGTGGCGGTGGCGGGGCTACTGCGGGACCTGGGGGGGGATGAAGCAATGATTGCGGCGGGATTTTTGCATGATGTGGTGGAAGATACGGACATTAACATTGAACAAATTGAAGCTTTGTTTGGGGAAGAAACGGCGAGTTTGGTGGAGGGGGTAACTAAACTTTCTAAATTTAATTTTTCTAGTACGACGGAACATCAAGCGGAAAATTTCCGGCGCATGTTTTTGGCCATGGCCAAAGATATTAGGGTGATTGTGGTCAAATTAGCTGATCGCCTGCACAATATGCGGACTTTAGATGCGTTAAATGCCGAAAAACAACGGCGCATTGCGAGGGAAACCAAGGATATTTTTGCTCCTTTAGCTAACCGTTTGGGGATTTGGCGCTTTAAGTGGGAATTGGAAGATCTTTCCTTCAAATATCTAGAACCGGATTCCTACCGCAAAATTCAGTCCCTGGTGGTAGAAAAAAGAGGCGATCGGGAATCCCGTCTGGAAACCGTTAAGGATATGTTGCGCTTCCGCCTGCGGGATGAGGGCATTGAGAATTTTGAGCTCCAGGGCCGCCCCAAACATCTCTACGGCATTTATTACAAAATGACCAACCAGAATAAAGCCTTTGAGGAAATTTATGACATTGCCGCCCTCCGCATCATTGTCGAAAGCAAGGGGGAATGTTACCGGGCTCTGTCGGTGGTGCACGACGTCTTTAAACCCATTCCAGGGCGCTTTAAGGATTACATCGGTTTACCCAAACCCAACCGTTATCAATCTCTCCACACCACGGTTCTAGGACTGACTAGCCGTCCTCTGGAAATCCAAATCCGCACCGAAGAAATGCACCATGTGGCGGAGTACGGGATTGCGGCCCACTGGAAATATAAGGAGAGTGGTGGATCTGAAAATGCGACCCTGAGCTCTACCGACGAAAAATTTACTTGGTTGCGGCAACTGCTGGACTGGCAGAGTGACCTCAAGGATGCCCAGGAGTATGTGGAAAATCTTAAACAAAATCTCTTTGACGATGACGTTTATGTATTTACCCCCAAGGGAGAAGTAATTTCCCTGGCCCGGGGAGCAACGCCGGTGGATTTTGCCTATCGCATCCACACTGAGGTAGGGCACCATATGAAAGGGGCTCGGGTTAATGGCCAATGGTTAGGGGTAGATACCAGACTAAAAAATGGCGACATTGTGGAAATTGTCACCCAAAAGAATTCCCACCCCAGTTTAGATTGGCTCAATTTTGTTGTTACCCCCAGTGCCCGTCACCGTATCCGCCAATGGTTTAAACGTTCTCGCCGGGATGAGAATATTCTCCGAGGCCGGGAATTGTTGGAAAAAGAATTGGGCAAAACTGGTTTGGAAGCCCTGCTGAAATCGGAGCCGATGCAAAAAACAGCAGAGCGCTGTAATTACCAAAATGTGGAAGATTTGTTGGCGGGTTTGGGCTACGGGGAAATTACTTCCAATTCCGTAGTCAACCGTCTGCGGGAAAATAATGTTAATAACGTTAAAAATAACCAGTCCAGCCAGGAAGTTACCCTCGCCAGTTCCCCCCAAGTCCATCCCACTGCTCCCCCGGCCACCGGTAAAGATAATTCTCCGATCGCCGGCATTGAAGGCTTGCTTTATCACATTGCTGGGTGCTGCCATCCGTTACCAGGGGAACCCATTATGGGTGTAGTCACCAGGGGAGCCCGGGGTATTTCCATCCATCGCCAGGGTTGCCATAATCTTGAACAAATGGACGGCGATCGCCTAATTCCAGTGCGGTGGAATCCCAACAACAATAATCACCAAACCTATCCGGTGGATATTGTCATTGAAGCCATTGACCGGGTAGGGGTGCTGAAGGATATCCTTTCCCGCCTCAGCGACAATCACATTAACGTCCGCAACGCCGATGTTAAAACCCATTTGGGTAGGCCTGCGATCATTAGCCTCAAAATTGATATTAAAGACTATCAACAACTGTTGGGCATCATGGCCAAAATTAAAAATATGAGTGATGTTATGGATCTGCGTCGGTTAATCTCCGGTTAG
- the patD gene encoding heterocyst frequency control protein PatD, whose protein sequence is MSSTLPSDLPDRLRELQQLLEQCQLTMADPGAEVATVAKQINELGDFLREHFLSVTADEFPVQGSQPWSSIQTELQRTLRLLSTELIFWRSARSPERRQHYQQRLLGHYQQLMGFSGAMQQWADATD, encoded by the coding sequence ATGTCGTCTACGCTACCATCTGATTTACCCGATCGCCTTAGGGAATTACAGCAATTGCTGGAGCAGTGTCAGTTGACCATGGCCGACCCTGGGGCTGAGGTGGCAACGGTGGCCAAGCAAATTAACGAATTAGGGGATTTCCTGCGGGAGCATTTCCTCAGCGTCACAGCGGATGAATTTCCTGTCCAGGGATCGCAACCATGGTCATCAATACAAACGGAATTACAAAGAACCCTACGCCTACTCTCGACGGAATTAATCTTCTGGCGATCGGCCCGTTCCCCAGAGCGACGACAGCATTACCAACAGCGCTTATTGGGGCACTATCAACAGTTAATGGGTTTTAGTGGGGCAATGCAACAGTGGGCTGATGCTACCGATTAA
- a CDS encoding hybrid sensor histidine kinase/response regulator yields MSVISPCLRILLIEDNPAEARLLQEILKGSPTENFEFKHVQRLGDALAILDRGDKFDIILLDLTLPDSQGLDSLPKLQKHQQQLPVIVLTHHQDEALALEAVRQGAQDYLVKRDVSLDVLLRSVHYAIQRHCLARELAVENQTLNANLKRQERELSEAKAANKLKSEFVSMLSHDFRNPLNTILLSAGLLEESGDRLSKGQQHNYFNMIRTAIKDLDELLSEVLLLGKTENGQLSCQFEALDLLYFCQDLMRLVNSAQRQPRPIHFHTKGNLQQGVWDAHLLRHIICNLLSNAIKYSPAPTPILFDVIAKDKTMIFRVADQGIGIPPQAMAELFNPFFRADNVEGVTGTGLGLAIVQRCANIHGGEVKVESKEGEGSCFTVRLPILEMDDNGDRVSS; encoded by the coding sequence ATGTCCGTTATCAGTCCCTGCCTACGCATTCTGCTCATTGAAGACAACCCAGCGGAAGCCCGCCTACTACAAGAAATTCTTAAGGGTTCCCCTACGGAAAACTTCGAGTTTAAGCATGTGCAAAGGTTGGGGGATGCCTTGGCAATTTTAGACCGGGGGGACAAGTTCGACATTATTCTGCTGGATTTGACCCTACCAGACAGCCAAGGGTTGGATTCTCTACCCAAGCTCCAAAAGCATCAACAGCAATTACCAGTTATTGTCCTCACCCACCACCAGGACGAAGCTTTGGCCTTAGAAGCAGTGAGGCAGGGGGCCCAGGACTATTTGGTCAAAAGGGATGTTAGCCTTGACGTGCTTCTGCGTTCTGTCCACTATGCTATCCAACGTCATTGCCTAGCTCGGGAATTGGCGGTGGAAAACCAGACCCTCAATGCCAACCTCAAGCGTCAAGAAAGGGAATTATCCGAGGCGAAAGCAGCCAATAAGCTCAAGTCGGAGTTTGTTTCCATGCTCTCCCATGATTTCCGTAATCCCCTCAATACAATTCTGCTATCAGCGGGGCTCCTGGAAGAAAGTGGCGATCGCCTGAGTAAAGGGCAACAACATAATTATTTCAACATGATCCGCACCGCCATCAAGGATTTGGATGAATTGTTATCGGAGGTTTTACTGCTGGGAAAAACGGAAAATGGGCAGCTCAGTTGTCAATTTGAAGCTCTCGATTTACTTTACTTTTGCCAGGATTTAATGCGTTTGGTGAACAGTGCCCAGCGCCAACCCAGGCCAATTCATTTCCACACCAAGGGCAATTTGCAGCAGGGGGTATGGGATGCCCATTTATTGCGCCACATTATCTGTAATCTCCTCAGCAATGCCATTAAATATTCCCCTGCCCCCACGCCAATTTTGTTTGACGTCATTGCCAAAGATAAAACCATGATCTTTCGGGTCGCCGATCAAGGCATTGGCATTCCTCCCCAGGCCATGGCGGAATTATTTAATCCCTTTTTCCGGGCGGACAATGTGGAAGGGGTAACGGGTACCGGGCTAGGGCTGGCGATCGTGCAACGCTGTGCCAATATCCACGGTGGAGAAGTGAAAGTGGAAAGTAAAGAAGGGGAAGGATCCTGTTTTACGGTGCGTTTACCGATTTTGGAAATGGACGACAATGGCGATCGGGTCAGCTCCTAA
- the prmC gene encoding peptide chain release factor N(5)-glutamine methyltransferase, with the protein MTKGFVSGEEFACWYATARQMAISNGIEVGELDWLLQGWTDLDRLTLRLQDFGQRQVSLREPWENIQQGWQKRVEEKYPVQYLLGHTRWRNFDLKVTADVLIPRPETELIIDIVQNQSYQWGLRDSPDHWVDLGTGSGALALGLASLFPHALVHGVDCSAPALAIARENAQRHQLGDRIQFHQGYWWEPLGHLQGQVQGMVSNPPYIPERELPQLQPEVINHEPLLALDGGPDGLQAVEQLIRRSPAHLKPGGFWLVEIMAGQAPTVAELLRKNRTYQDIRIHRDLAGIERFVSALTLG; encoded by the coding sequence ATGACTAAGGGCTTTGTCTCCGGTGAAGAATTTGCCTGTTGGTATGCCACAGCCCGACAAATGGCGATCTCCAATGGCATTGAAGTGGGGGAACTGGATTGGTTATTGCAGGGGTGGACGGACTTAGACCGCTTAACCCTACGGTTGCAAGATTTTGGTCAACGGCAAGTTAGCCTCCGGGAACCTTGGGAAAATATCCAACAGGGCTGGCAGAAACGAGTGGAGGAGAAATACCCAGTGCAATACCTGTTGGGGCACACCCGATGGCGCAATTTTGACCTCAAAGTTACCGCTGATGTGCTAATTCCCCGTCCGGAAACAGAGTTAATTATTGATATAGTACAAAATCAAAGTTACCAGTGGGGGTTAAGGGACTCCCCCGACCATTGGGTGGATCTAGGTACCGGCAGTGGAGCCCTGGCCCTAGGTTTAGCTTCCCTCTTTCCCCACGCCCTAGTCCATGGAGTGGATTGCAGTGCCCCAGCGTTGGCGATCGCCAGGGAAAATGCCCAACGTCATCAACTTGGCGATCGGATTCAATTCCATCAAGGCTATTGGTGGGAACCTTTAGGACATCTCCAGGGCCAGGTGCAGGGTATGGTATCCAATCCTCCCTACATTCCCGAACGGGAACTACCCCAGTTACAGCCGGAAGTGATTAACCATGAACCCCTTTTAGCTTTAGACGGTGGCCCCGATGGTTTACAGGCGGTGGAGCAATTAATTCGGCGATCGCCAGCCCATTTAAAGCCCGGTGGTTTTTGGTTGGTGGAAATCATGGCCGGCCAAGCCCCCACCGTTGCTGAACTGTTAAGGAAGAATAGAACCTATCAAGATATCCGCATTCATCGGGATCTAGCCGGCATTGAACGCTTTGTTTCCGCCCTTACCCTAGGCTGA
- a CDS encoding TldD/PmbA family protein, with protein MAPTLLLSQDLPSLNYTTPGDRLDGRWQESLSTLLGLGRAAGADFVEFFLEKVNYVSCLAEDDAITSLTPKLSSGCGVRVYKGKGDCYVSTNDLSFSGLRAALEKGLSILGLTLPAGQSFVPELNLEMLRDYAGAKEKDQWLHRCSPMQEMSDILLGANQKLDRYASHAQSRRAAYFRDWQEVLVAASDGTFARDIRLTQSVGFSLFCADGEHRTSMSKRSGDTSNPDYLRTWDAETAAQEVAESAGKMLYADYVESGNYPIIMANQFGGVIFHEACGHLLETTQIEHKTTPFLDKKGEKIAHENLTAWDEGLTDKAFGTIDMDDEGMPTQRTLLIENGILKNFIADRTGSLRTGHPRTGSGRRQSYAYAAASRMRNTYIAPGNYSVDDIFNSVDKGIYCKQMGGGSVGATGEFNFAVSEAYLVENGKLTKPLKGATLIGTATEIMNKISMSSQDLGLAAGFCGSVSGSVYVTVGQPHIKVDGITVGGR; from the coding sequence ATGGCCCCCACCCTGCTCCTCTCCCAGGATTTACCCAGCCTCAACTACACCACCCCTGGCGATCGCCTCGATGGTAGATGGCAGGAATCCCTATCCACATTGCTGGGTTTGGGCAGGGCCGCCGGAGCCGATTTTGTCGAATTTTTCCTCGAAAAGGTCAATTACGTCAGTTGCCTAGCCGAAGATGATGCCATCACTAGCCTCACCCCCAAGCTTTCCAGCGGTTGTGGCGTCCGGGTTTATAAGGGCAAAGGAGACTGCTACGTCAGCACCAATGACCTTTCCTTTAGTGGCCTCCGCGCCGCCCTGGAAAAAGGCCTATCCATTTTGGGGTTAACCTTGCCGGCTGGCCAATCCTTTGTGCCTGAACTGAACCTGGAAATGTTACGGGACTATGCCGGAGCCAAGGAAAAAGACCAATGGTTACACCGTTGTAGCCCCATGCAGGAAATGAGTGATATTTTGCTGGGGGCCAACCAAAAATTAGACCGCTATGCTAGCCATGCCCAATCACGGCGGGCCGCCTATTTTCGTGATTGGCAGGAGGTTTTGGTGGCGGCCAGTGACGGTACCTTTGCCAGGGATATCCGCCTCACCCAATCCGTGGGATTTTCCCTCTTTTGTGCCGATGGTGAACACCGCACTTCCATGAGTAAGCGTTCCGGGGACACCAGTAACCCAGACTATTTACGCACTTGGGATGCGGAAACTGCGGCCCAGGAAGTGGCTGAATCCGCCGGGAAAATGCTCTACGCTGATTACGTGGAATCGGGCAACTATCCCATCATTATGGCCAACCAGTTCGGGGGGGTAATTTTCCACGAAGCCTGTGGTCACCTGTTGGAAACCACCCAAATTGAGCACAAAACCACTCCTTTCCTGGATAAAAAAGGGGAAAAAATTGCCCATGAAAATCTCACTGCTTGGGACGAAGGGCTGACCGATAAGGCCTTTGGCACCATTGATATGGACGATGAAGGCATGCCCACCCAGCGTACTCTGTTAATTGAAAACGGCATTTTGAAAAACTTCATTGCCGATCGCACCGGTTCCCTTCGCACCGGCCATCCCCGCACCGGCAGTGGTCGTCGGCAAAGCTATGCCTATGCAGCCGCTTCCCGCATGCGTAACACCTACATTGCCCCCGGCAATTATTCGGTGGATGACATTTTTAATTCCGTCGACAAGGGGATTTACTGTAAACAAATGGGGGGCGGTAGCGTCGGAGCCACGGGGGAATTTAACTTTGCGGTTTCTGAGGCTTACCTGGTGGAAAACGGTAAGTTGACTAAACCCCTCAAAGGCGCAACGTTAATTGGCACAGCCACGGAAATTATGAATAAAATTTCCATGTCTTCCCAGGATTTAGGTTTGGCGGCGGGGTTTTGTGGTTCCGTCAGCGGCAGTGTTTATGTCACCGTCGGTCAGCCCCACATTAAGGTTGATGGCATTACGGTGGGCGGACGCTAG
- a CDS encoding type II toxin-antitoxin system VapC family toxin — protein MIIVDTGFWLALANKNDEVHIPAVNVFYSLQEEQFITTWCVVTETCYLLQNRVGINAPQAFIRKIGTGKLNIFDIKPSHCPRIEQLMTKYRDLPMDLADASLVILAENLGHGRILSIDYRDFSIYRWKNTKPFQNLFIFPKSE, from the coding sequence ATGATCATTGTTGATACTGGCTTTTGGCTTGCCTTAGCTAATAAAAATGATGAGGTTCATATCCCGGCAGTGAATGTGTTTTACTCTTTACAAGAAGAGCAATTTATAACGACTTGGTGTGTTGTTACTGAAACTTGCTATCTACTACAAAATCGGGTTGGAATTAATGCACCGCAGGCATTTATTAGAAAAATTGGCACAGGAAAACTCAATATATTTGACATCAAACCCAGTCATTGCCCCCGCATTGAGCAACTTATGACAAAATATCGTGACTTGCCAATGGATCTTGCCGATGCATCTCTGGTGATCTTGGCAGAAAACCTTGGTCATGGTCGTATTCTTTCGATTGATTATCGAGATTTTAGTATCTATCGCTGGAAAAATACCAAGCCATTTCAAAACTTATTTATTTTTCCAAAATCCGAATAA